From the Solanum stenotomum isolate F172 chromosome 4, ASM1918654v1, whole genome shotgun sequence genome, one window contains:
- the LOC125861819 gene encoding uncharacterized protein LOC125861819, whose amino-acid sequence MWRRSASFILDKNQNDVVANPESHHLSPLSVAVSSSMAETLQQEQQPNPDISAYYQTRAAHHGVVTSDWLAQAQAAVDQPSEDAVSSNYSSKSGDLSGKFSVIDEFNNWRKQPDLAEAVAAIRALASVIRSSEATTMMELEIELKKASDSLKSWDKTSISLTAGCDLFMRYVTRTSALEYEDFNSAKSRLLERAEKFGEISYKARKIIAMLSQEFIFDGCTILVHGFSRVVFEVLKTAAQNRKNFRVLCTEGRPDRSGLRLSNELAKLDVPVKLLIDSAVAYSMDEVDMVFVGADGVVESGGVINMMGTYQIALVAKSMNKPVYVAAESYKFARLYPLDQKDMVPALRPIDFGVPIPSNVEVETSARDYTPPQYLTLLFTDLGVLTPSVVSDELIQLYL is encoded by the exons ATGTGGCGTAGATCAGCTTCTTTCATTCTCGACAAAAACCAAAACGACGTCGTAGCAAACCCTGAAAGTCACCATCTTTCTCCTCTTTCAGTCGCCGTTTCATCATCTATGGCCGAAACCCTACAACAGGAGCAGCAACCTAATCCTGACATTTCGGCGTATTATCAGACTAGAGCGGCTCATCATGGAGTTGTTACCAGTGACTGGCTTGCTCAGGCTCAGGCTGCTGTCGACCAACCATCTGAAGACGCTGTATCCTCGAATTATTCTTCTAAGTCTGGAGATTTGAGTGGGAAATTTAGTGTGATTGATGAGTTCAATAATTGGCGTAAACAACCTGATTTGGCTGAGGCTGTTGCCGCTATTAGGGCTTTGGCTTCGGTTATAAGGTCCAGTGAAGCTACTACTATGATGGAACTTGAAATTGAACTCAAAAAAGCTTCTGATTCTCTCAAG TCATGGGATAAAACCTCCATCTCTTTGACAGCTGGTTGTGATTTGTTCATGCGCTATGTAACAAGAACTTCAGCATTGGAATATGAAGACTTTAATTCAGCCAAGTCTCGCCTTCTTGAACGTGCAGAGAAGTTTGGGGAAATATCTTATAAA GCTCGGAAGATAATTGCAATGCTCAGCCAAGAATTTATCTTTGATGGCTGCACCATTTTAGTACATGGCTTCTCCAGAGTGGTGTTTGAGGTTCTGAAAACAGCTGCTCAGAATAGGAAGAATTTTCGAGTTCTTTGCACTG AAGGTAGGCCAGACAGGAGTGGGTTACGATTGTCCAACGAGCTAGCCAAGCTTGATGTTCCTGTGAAACTCTTAATAGATTCTGCTGTGGCATACAGCATGGATGAAGTTGACATGGTTTTTGTTGGGGCAGACGGTGTGGTTGAAAGTGGAGGCGTTATCAACATGATGGGAACCTACCAAATTGCTTTGGTAGCTAAGAGCATGAATAAACCAGTctatgtagctgctgaaagctACAAG TTTGCTCGTCTCTATCCACTGGACCAAAAAGATATGGTTCCAGCGTTACGTCCAATTGATTTTGGGGTGCCAATTCCGTCCAATGTGGAGGTTGAAACATCTGCTCGCGATTATACACCACCTCAGTATCTTACACTACTATTCACGGATTTGGGCGTTCTAACACCATCTGTAGTAAGTGATGAGCTTATACAGCTATATTTATAA